A genomic stretch from Chroococcidiopsis sp. SAG 2025 includes:
- a CDS encoding PAS domain S-box protein, protein MLERITQLQQENERLQAELTQLRQERDRLQAELAPLGEAEKRYRTLFELSSEGIVRFGYSQPISLTLSIDEQLELCYRSIYVAEANDAYARMFEYEKVEDMLGLTLNDLHDRHSEVTQATMRDWIENQYACRSIETVEFDRHGRQRYFLNSAASTIENECVVGTWVSQIDITQLRETQQALLAAEQARSQELERHNAQLQQTLARLSESEERYRTLFELSSEGIVRFGYSQPIPITLSVDEQLDLCYQSVYMAEANKAFAAMYGYEKTEDLIGVKLSELHDCNSELTQAAMRAYVENGHSALRAETVEIDRYGHQRNFLCSAASTIVQGCVVCTWVSQVDITQLRETQQALLEAEQARVAELAKANEALGNAIAGLARLDNLDSFLAEMLKVSLEVSGAHSGAIDLIEGDFVRHAVLFDKAGWVSPETQAQRGTLLSPFSPQLRLLAQRILESESAWAVLPDDPLHSLSFQAFHREQGNRAIRLVPMRISDRLLGWLGLGFAQEEPPLGRSFALLRVLAEQMTMAVEMLRLAEEAKQAAIAKEREKAAQERAAELARSNEALQQTIDTLGSLSSFDEFIPAVLKIVAQTFNATDCGYYEHSQDEIVYLRYWFSQGTVLNPTQLQLLDPQQHPLLLRLINGFTVPLEHLQGTTVHNRTRSVIIDHTIANTVPEFHTFAVSQGWELELNQPLLVDGKADGALIVYRTLNQPFTETEILLAEALAKQLALAVQASRLSNQVRDRAVEMAIAKEQELAAQERAAELAKANIALRETLAKLAATQDVREFLNATLQEICQQSGACAAHLFHYESTTNKLQQLACVRDGVLYPHGHPDDPASFQAGFLADITPAFQVLVEQRRLFWQTADKPDEYTWTDTIAWHQKMGHLAHAGQALVAGNRPVGFLGLAFRDRTTLTLGQTELIHALNHQMALALALTRLAEEAKLAAIANEQEKAAREQVAELAKANDALRRSVRHLTTTDNLYRFLIATLQEAIWASDAASGAIFVYQPASHTLQATAIVMNGEVIDIATDPRVELWRSPIPVDLTPFWQQLQNQEIVWTDLEQASSQFHWQFSIAWHQQQGHRTIPMVPMTIGEQVLGFVGLAFTAKQKPTGFRFEQCRTFAHHAALALQTADLMQQAKQTTLLEERNRMAGEIHDTLAQAFTGIIVQLEATGRKLATAQLSSAQNHITRARDLAATGLAEARRSVRALRPEALESGDLPTALSRLAQQMTSGTSTQAVVQVIGTPCSLPLEIETNLLRIGQEGLSNALRHAQAQTVTIQLRFDATQVQLSLADDGRGFDRRSHSFAAGFGLVGMQERSEQIGGQFSLTSRIGQGTEVVVIVPLCQNR, encoded by the coding sequence TTTCACTGACGCTATCGATTGACGAACAACTAGAGTTGTGCTACCGCTCAATCTATGTTGCTGAAGCAAACGATGCCTACGCTCGGATGTTTGAGTATGAGAAAGTGGAAGATATGCTCGGGTTAACGCTGAACGATTTACACGATCGCCACTCAGAAGTAACTCAAGCAACAATGCGTGATTGGATTGAGAACCAGTACGCTTGCCGCAGCATTGAAACAGTAGAATTCGATCGCCACGGACGCCAGCGTTACTTTCTCAATAGTGCGGCAAGTACGATTGAGAACGAGTGCGTAGTGGGTACTTGGGTGAGCCAAATTGATATTACCCAACTGCGCGAAACACAGCAAGCTTTACTCGCAGCAGAACAAGCACGATCGCAAGAACTCGAACGCCACAATGCCCAATTGCAACAAACACTCGCTCGCCTCTCGGAATCCGAAGAACGCTATCGCACCCTGTTTGAACTCAGCAGTGAAGGGATTGTGCGCTTTGGGTACTCTCAGCCGATTCCTATTACTCTATCCGTAGACGAACAGTTAGACCTGTGCTATCAGTCAGTTTACATGGCTGAGGCAAACAAAGCATTTGCAGCTATGTATGGGTATGAAAAAACAGAAGATTTAATTGGGGTTAAGTTGAGCGAGCTGCACGATTGCAACTCAGAGTTGACACAGGCAGCAATGCGTGCATACGTAGAAAATGGGCATTCAGCTCTACGAGCTGAAACGGTAGAAATCGATCGCTATGGACATCAGCGTAACTTCCTCTGTAGTGCTGCAAGTACGATCGTTCAGGGGTGTGTAGTGTGTACGTGGGTGAGCCAAGTCGATATTACACAGTTACGCGAAACACAGCAAGCTTTACTAGAAGCAGAACAAGCGCGAGTTGCAGAACTAGCTAAGGCAAATGAAGCATTAGGCAATGCCATTGCTGGACTGGCACGCTTAGATAATCTCGACTCTTTTCTAGCAGAAATGCTTAAGGTATCCCTGGAAGTATCGGGAGCGCACAGTGGTGCAATTGACTTGATTGAGGGAGATTTTGTGCGCCACGCCGTCCTGTTTGACAAAGCGGGGTGGGTATCCCCAGAAACTCAAGCGCAGCGCGGCACGCTGTTATCGCCATTCTCACCTCAATTGCGCCTCCTGGCTCAACGTATCCTGGAATCAGAGTCTGCCTGGGCAGTCCTGCCCGACGATCCGCTTCATTCTCTAAGTTTTCAAGCATTCCATCGCGAACAAGGCAATCGCGCCATCCGCCTCGTGCCGATGCGAATTAGCGATCGGCTACTGGGCTGGCTGGGACTTGGCTTTGCACAGGAAGAGCCACCACTAGGAAGAAGCTTCGCACTGCTGCGTGTATTAGCCGAGCAAATGACGATGGCAGTGGAGATGCTACGACTAGCAGAAGAAGCGAAACAGGCAGCGATCGCCAAGGAACGAGAGAAAGCAGCACAGGAACGGGCAGCAGAACTAGCTCGTTCTAATGAGGCCTTGCAGCAAACAATCGATACCCTCGGTTCTTTGAGCAGTTTCGACGAATTCATCCCCGCAGTGTTGAAGATTGTGGCACAAACCTTTAATGCGACCGATTGTGGTTACTATGAACATAGTCAAGACGAGATCGTTTACCTGCGCTATTGGTTCAGTCAAGGAACAGTATTGAACCCAACCCAACTGCAACTGCTCGATCCACAACAACATCCTTTACTACTTCGGCTTATCAATGGCTTCACAGTACCACTAGAGCATTTGCAGGGTACAACCGTCCACAATCGTACTCGTTCGGTAATCATCGATCACACAATTGCCAATACAGTACCCGAATTTCATACTTTTGCAGTTTCTCAAGGTTGGGAATTGGAACTCAACCAACCGCTCCTGGTCGATGGCAAAGCGGATGGGGCGCTGATCGTCTATCGCACGCTAAACCAGCCCTTTACAGAGACAGAGATCTTGCTGGCTGAAGCCCTCGCCAAGCAACTTGCTCTGGCAGTGCAAGCTAGCCGATTATCTAACCAAGTCCGCGATCGCGCTGTGGAAATGGCGATCGCCAAGGAACAAGAACTCGCTGCTCAAGAACGGGCAGCAGAATTGGCAAAAGCTAATATTGCCTTGCGAGAAACGCTTGCCAAGTTAGCTGCAACTCAGGACGTGAGAGAATTTTTGAATGCAACCCTGCAAGAAATTTGCCAACAGTCGGGTGCTTGTGCAGCTCATCTATTTCACTACGAGTCCACCACCAACAAACTTCAACAGCTTGCCTGTGTCCGGGATGGAGTGCTGTACCCTCACGGACACCCTGACGATCCAGCTAGTTTTCAGGCAGGTTTTTTGGCTGATATCACGCCTGCATTTCAAGTTTTAGTTGAGCAACGTCGCTTGTTTTGGCAAACTGCAGACAAGCCAGATGAATACACCTGGACAGATACGATTGCTTGGCATCAGAAGATGGGTCATCTTGCTCATGCTGGTCAAGCACTGGTGGCAGGCAATCGCCCCGTCGGATTTCTAGGCTTAGCCTTCCGCGATCGCACGACCCTAACACTGGGGCAAACGGAGTTGATCCACGCACTTAACCATCAAATGGCTTTAGCGTTAGCACTAACACGACTAGCAGAAGAAGCAAAACTTGCGGCGATTGCTAATGAACAAGAAAAAGCGGCGCGCGAACAGGTAGCAGAATTAGCGAAAGCCAATGATGCTCTACGGCGCTCCGTCAGGCACCTCACTACGACAGATAACTTGTACCGTTTCCTGATTGCGACACTGCAAGAAGCAATTTGGGCAAGTGATGCAGCATCAGGCGCTATCTTTGTTTACCAGCCTGCTAGCCATACCCTACAGGCAACTGCTATCGTGATGAATGGGGAAGTGATTGACATTGCAACTGACCCGCGTGTCGAGCTGTGGCGTTCTCCGATTCCGGTAGACCTCACCCCATTTTGGCAGCAGCTTCAAAACCAAGAGATTGTTTGGACTGACCTAGAGCAGGCATCCTCACAATTCCATTGGCAATTCTCAATTGCATGGCATCAGCAGCAGGGACACAGAACAATTCCGATGGTTCCAATGACAATTGGCGAACAAGTTTTGGGGTTTGTAGGGCTTGCCTTCACCGCTAAACAGAAACCAACTGGATTTCGCTTTGAACAGTGCCGCACGTTTGCTCACCACGCAGCCCTAGCTTTGCAAACGGCAGACTTGATGCAGCAAGCCAAACAAACTACTCTACTCGAAGAACGCAACCGCATGGCAGGTGAAATTCACGATACCCTTGCTCAAGCCTTCACGGGTATCATCGTGCAGCTAGAAGCCACTGGACGCAAACTCGCAACCGCGCAATTGAGTTCTGCCCAAAATCACATTACTCGTGCCCGTGACCTTGCTGCCACAGGACTTGCCGAAGCACGGCGCTCGGTGCGGGCACTACGTCCAGAAGCGCTAGAATCAGGAGATCTTCCAACTGCTCTAAGTCGTTTAGCGCAGCAGATGACCAGCGGCACTTCCACCCAAGCTGTAGTGCAAGTCATAGGCACGCCTTGCAGCTTGCCGCTCGAAATTGAAACAAACCTGCTCCGGATTGGGCAGGAAGGACTCAGCAATGCCCTACGCCACGCCCAAGCACAAACTGTGACGATTCAACTGCGGTTTGACGCTACCCAAGTGCAGTTGTCGCTCGCGGATGATGGCAGAGGATTCGACCGGCGCTCGCACTCGTTCGCGGCTGGATTTGGTTTAGTCGGAATGCAGGAGCGCTCGGAGCAGATTGGCGGTCAGTTCAGCCTGACGAGCCGCATCGGGCAGGGAACCGAAGTGGTTGTGATTGTACCTCTTTGCCAGAATAGATAA
- a CDS encoding response regulator transcription factor, with the protein MSSAPDNLSNPNYPSRISLLIAEDHAVVREGFAAILNDEPDLHVVAEATNGQIAVQLYEQHQPDVVLMDLRMPQLDGVNAIAQIRSRYPTARIIILTTYDGDEDIYRGLQAGASGYLLKDATADNLIQAIHQVHQGDNYIPPAIAKKLAERIKFIELTERELEVLQLLVVGQSNAEIGASLSIAERTVKFHTNNIFTKLGVSDRTQAVLLALKRGLARLETRS; encoded by the coding sequence GTGTCGAGCGCTCCAGATAATTTATCCAACCCAAACTACCCCTCCCGGATCTCGCTCTTGATTGCCGAAGACCACGCAGTTGTGCGTGAAGGCTTCGCTGCCATCCTCAACGATGAACCGGATCTGCACGTCGTTGCCGAAGCTACTAACGGACAAATTGCCGTTCAACTGTACGAGCAGCATCAGCCGGACGTGGTGCTAATGGATTTACGAATGCCGCAACTTGATGGCGTAAATGCGATCGCCCAGATTCGCTCGCGCTATCCGACTGCCCGGATCATCATCCTTACTACCTACGACGGCGATGAAGATATTTATCGCGGCTTGCAAGCAGGCGCCAGCGGCTATTTGCTTAAAGATGCTACAGCAGATAACTTAATTCAGGCGATTCATCAAGTGCATCAAGGAGATAACTATATCCCACCTGCAATCGCCAAAAAGCTAGCAGAACGCATCAAGTTTATTGAGTTGACCGAGCGCGAATTGGAAGTACTGCAATTGCTGGTTGTCGGTCAGAGTAATGCTGAAATTGGTGCAAGTTTAAGTATTGCCGAGCGTACTGTCAAATTTCACACTAACAATATTTTCACCAAACTAGGTGTCAGCGATCGCACTCAAGCAGTCTTACTGGCTCTCAAGCGCGGGCTAGCACGACTCGAAACCAGATCTTAA